From Streptomyces sp. NBC_00690, a single genomic window includes:
- a CDS encoding non-heme iron oxygenase ferredoxin subunit, which produces MSFVRACGLSELEDDTPKRVELDGTAISVVRTEGEVFAINDICSHANVSLSEGEVEDCQIECWLHGSAFDLRTGNPSGLPATRPVPVYPVQIQGDDVLVSITQES; this is translated from the coding sequence ATGAGTTTCGTCCGCGCCTGTGGGCTGAGCGAGCTTGAGGACGACACCCCCAAGCGGGTGGAACTCGATGGCACCGCGATCTCTGTCGTTCGCACCGAGGGCGAAGTCTTCGCGATCAACGACATCTGCTCCCATGCGAACGTCTCGCTGTCCGAGGGCGAGGTGGAGGACTGCCAGATCGAGTGTTGGCTGCACGGTTCCGCCTTTGACCTTCGTACCGGCAACCCGTCCGGACTGCCCGCGACGCGCCCCGTCCCCGTATACCCCGTACAGATCCAAGGGGACGATGTGCTCGTCTCCATCACCCAGGAGTCCTGA
- the sufD gene encoding Fe-S cluster assembly protein SufD, translated as MAEAQNIPAGSTTAGAIAVAAESTVATRMSAPPSYDVADFPVPHGREEEWRFTPLDRLGGLHNGTAVANGGGVKVVIDAPDGVIVETVGRDDARLGKAGIPVDRVAAQAYSSFEQASVVTVPKEKVLTEPIRVAVHGEGGTAFGHQVIELGAFAEAVVVIDHTGDAVLASNVDYLIGDGAKLTVVSVQDWDDKAVHVAQHNALIGRDASFKSVVVTFGGDLVRLHPRVSYASTGGEAELFGLYFTDQGQHQEHRLLVDHNNPHNKSNAVYKGALQGQDAHAVWIGDVLIRVMAEGTDTYEMNRNLVLTDGARVDSVPNLEIETGEIVGAGHASATGRFDDEQLFYLMARGIPEQDARRLVVRGFFAELVQQIGLPDVEERLITKIEQELEASVA; from the coding sequence ATGGCTGAGGCTCAGAACATTCCGGCGGGGTCCACCACCGCCGGCGCGATCGCGGTGGCCGCCGAGTCGACCGTCGCCACCCGTATGAGTGCGCCCCCGTCGTACGACGTGGCGGACTTCCCGGTCCCGCACGGCCGTGAGGAGGAGTGGCGCTTCACGCCCCTCGACCGGCTCGGCGGGCTGCACAACGGCACCGCCGTTGCGAACGGCGGCGGAGTGAAGGTCGTCATCGACGCGCCCGACGGCGTCATCGTCGAGACCGTGGGTCGTGACGACGCGCGGCTCGGCAAGGCCGGTATCCCGGTGGACCGGGTCGCCGCGCAGGCGTACTCCTCCTTCGAGCAGGCGTCGGTCGTCACCGTGCCCAAGGAGAAGGTGCTCACCGAGCCGATCCGCGTCGCCGTTCACGGCGAGGGCGGCACCGCCTTCGGCCACCAGGTGATCGAACTCGGCGCGTTCGCCGAGGCGGTCGTCGTCATCGACCACACGGGCGATGCGGTTCTCGCCTCCAACGTCGACTACCTCATCGGTGACGGCGCCAAGCTCACCGTCGTCTCCGTACAGGACTGGGACGACAAGGCCGTCCACGTGGCCCAGCACAATGCGCTGATCGGCCGGGACGCCTCGTTCAAGTCCGTCGTGGTCACCTTCGGCGGGGACCTGGTCCGCCTCCACCCGCGCGTCTCGTACGCGTCCACCGGTGGGGAGGCCGAGCTGTTCGGCCTCTACTTCACCGACCAGGGCCAGCACCAGGAGCACCGCCTCCTCGTCGACCACAACAACCCGCACAACAAGTCCAACGCGGTCTACAAGGGCGCGCTCCAGGGCCAGGACGCCCATGCGGTGTGGATCGGCGATGTCCTGATCCGGGTGATGGCCGAGGGCACCGACACCTACGAGATGAACCGCAACCTCGTCCTTACCGATGGTGCACGCGTCGACTCCGTGCCCAACCTGGAGATCGAGACCGGCGAGATCGTCGGTGCCGGCCACGCCAGCGCCACCGGTCGGTTTGACGACGAGCAGCTCTTCTATCTGATGGCCCGTGGCATCCCCGAGCAGGACGCCCGCCGTCTGGTGGTCCGTGGCTTCTTCGCCGAGCTGGTCCAGCAGATTGGTCTGCCGGATGTCGAAGAGCGCCTGATCACCAAGATTGAGCAGGAGTTGGAGGCGTCGGTCGCATGA
- the sufB gene encoding Fe-S cluster assembly protein SufB, which translates to MTLPTETAHPELEGLGTYEFGWADSDAAGATAKRGLSEAVVRDISAKKNEPEWMLKLRLKGLRLFDKKPMPNWGSDLSGIDFDNIKYFVRSTEKQAASWEDLPEDIKNTYDRLGIPEAEKQRLVAGVAAQYESEVVYHQIREDLEEQGVIFLDTDTALKEHPELFQEYFGTIIPVGDNKFASLNTAVWSGGSFIYVPKGVHVDIPLQAYFRINTENMGQFERTLIIVDEDAYVHYVEGCTAPIYSSDSLHSAVVEIIVKKGGRCRYTTIQNWSNNVYNLVTKRAVAYEGATMEWVDGNIGSKVTMKYPAVYLMGEHAKGETLSIAFAGEGQHQDAGAKMVHMAPNTSSNIVSKSVARGGGRTSYRGLIEIGEGAPGSKSNVLCDALLVDTISRSDTYPYVDVREDDVSMGHEATVSKVSEDQLFYLMSRGMTEFEAMAMIVRGFVEPIAKELPMEYALELNRLIELQMEGSVG; encoded by the coding sequence ATGACTCTCCCCACGGAGACTGCCCACCCCGAACTGGAAGGGCTGGGTACGTACGAGTTCGGCTGGGCCGACTCCGACGCGGCAGGCGCGACGGCCAAGCGTGGCCTCTCCGAGGCCGTCGTCCGCGACATTTCGGCGAAGAAGAACGAGCCGGAGTGGATGCTGAAGCTGCGCCTGAAGGGGCTGCGGCTGTTCGACAAGAAGCCCATGCCGAACTGGGGCTCGGATCTGTCGGGCATCGACTTCGACAACATCAAGTACTTCGTGCGCTCCACGGAGAAGCAGGCGGCCTCCTGGGAGGACCTGCCCGAGGACATCAAGAACACGTACGACCGGCTGGGCATCCCGGAGGCGGAGAAGCAGCGCCTGGTCGCCGGTGTCGCCGCGCAGTACGAGTCCGAGGTCGTCTACCACCAGATCCGTGAGGACCTGGAGGAGCAGGGCGTCATCTTCCTCGACACCGACACCGCGCTGAAGGAGCACCCCGAGCTCTTCCAGGAGTACTTCGGCACCATCATCCCGGTCGGCGACAACAAGTTCGCCTCGCTGAACACGGCGGTGTGGTCCGGCGGCTCGTTCATCTACGTGCCGAAGGGTGTCCACGTCGACATCCCGCTCCAGGCGTACTTCCGTATCAACACGGAGAACATGGGCCAGTTCGAGCGGACGCTGATCATCGTCGACGAGGACGCCTACGTCCACTACGTCGAGGGTTGTACCGCGCCCATCTACTCCTCGGACTCGCTGCACAGCGCCGTGGTGGAGATCATCGTCAAGAAGGGCGGCCGGTGCCGCTACACGACGATCCAGAACTGGTCGAACAACGTCTACAACCTGGTCACCAAGCGCGCCGTCGCGTACGAGGGCGCCACCATGGAGTGGGTCGACGGCAACATCGGCTCGAAGGTGACCATGAAGTACCCGGCCGTCTACCTGATGGGCGAGCACGCCAAGGGCGAGACCCTGTCCATCGCCTTCGCGGGCGAGGGGCAGCACCAGGACGCCGGCGCCAAGATGGTCCACATGGCCCCGAACACCTCCTCCAACATCGTCTCCAAGTCGGTGGCGCGAGGCGGCGGCCGTACCTCCTACCGTGGTCTGATCGAGATCGGCGAGGGCGCACCCGGCTCCAAGTCCAACGTGCTCTGTGACGCCCTGCTGGTCGACACCATCTCGCGTTCGGACACCTACCCCTACGTCGACGTCCGCGAGGACGACGTCTCCATGGGACACGAGGCGACCGTCTCCAAGGTCTCCGAGGACCAGCTCTTCTACCTGATGAGCCGCGGCATGACCGAGTTCGAGGCCATGGCGATGATCGTGCGCGGCTTCGTCGAGCCGATCGCCAAGGAACTGCCGATGGAGTACGCGTTGGAGCTCAACCGGCTGATCGAGCTCCAGATGGAGGGATCGGTCGGCTGA
- a CDS encoding helix-turn-helix transcriptional regulator, which translates to MKNVGESLREELATGTRGDHPTRNRVARSVLDHGPSTVADLAGRLGLTQAAVRRHLDTLVAENVVEPREQRIYGARTRGRPAKVFALTACGRDAFDQSYDLLAVDALRWIEKAAGGGAAGEAAVAAFARDRIEGQAEPYRKAVEAAPPEGRTEALAKALSVDGYAATARSAPGPQQGEQLCQHHCPVAHVAERYPQLCEAETEFFSRLLGTHVQRLATIAHGDGVCTTFIPRNRPYPAGHGSSQTTTPSASGSTAGRNPA; encoded by the coding sequence GTGAAAAACGTTGGCGAGTCCCTCAGGGAGGAACTTGCGACCGGAACGCGTGGGGATCATCCGACGCGCAACCGGGTCGCGCGGTCCGTCCTGGACCACGGCCCGTCCACCGTCGCCGACCTGGCCGGCCGTCTGGGACTCACCCAGGCAGCCGTCCGCCGACACCTCGACACCCTCGTCGCGGAGAACGTCGTCGAACCCCGCGAACAGCGGATCTACGGCGCCCGCACCCGGGGCAGGCCCGCCAAAGTGTTCGCCCTGACCGCCTGCGGTCGGGACGCCTTCGACCAGTCGTACGACTTGCTGGCCGTGGACGCCCTCCGCTGGATCGAGAAGGCCGCGGGCGGCGGAGCGGCAGGAGAAGCGGCCGTCGCGGCATTCGCACGCGATCGGATCGAGGGCCAGGCCGAGCCCTATCGCAAGGCCGTCGAGGCCGCGCCCCCCGAGGGGCGCACCGAAGCGCTTGCGAAGGCCCTCAGCGTCGACGGGTACGCTGCTACGGCGCGCAGCGCGCCGGGCCCCCAGCAGGGCGAACAGCTCTGCCAGCACCACTGCCCGGTCGCTCATGTAGCCGAGCGCTACCCACAGCTGTGTGAGGCAGAGACGGAGTTCTTCTCCCGTCTGCTCGGCACCCATGTACAGCGTCTGGCCACCATCGCCCACGGCGACGGTGTCTGTACGACGTTCATCCCGCGCAATCGGCCCTATCCGGCCGGTCACGGGAGCTCACAGACCACCACACCGTCAGCATCTGGAAGCACGGCCGGGAGGAACCCCGCATGA